GGGAGCTGATGATGGCATCCCGCGAGATTCTGGAGGATCACCCAATCAATGAGAAGCGAAAAAGATTGGGAAAAAATCCGGCCAATATGATATGGTTGTGGGGACAGGGGAAAGCCCCCTCGATGCCAACCTTTGTCCATAAGTTTGGCATCCGGGGTTGTGTCATCTCCGCAGTTGATTTAATCAAAGGAATTGCCAACTACGCTGGTCTTAAGGCCATTGAAGTTCCAGGAGCAACTGGTTATTTTGATACGGATTATCTGGCGAAAGCGGAATATGCTCTCGAGGCTTTAAAAGAAGACGATTTTGTATTCGTCCACGTCGAGGCACCCGATGAAGCTGGTCATGCCCGGAACATCGAAATCAAAATAAAGACCATCGAGGATTTCGACGCCAAGCTTGTGGGGACGATATTGAAGGACTTAAAGAATTATGGGGACCATAAGATTTTGTTGGCAACGGATCACCTCACACCCATAGCGGTCGGGACACACGTTGCCGACCCTGTCCCCTTTGCCATTTATTCAGCGACTGATCAAAGGGATGAAATGGACCAATTTTACGAGTTTCCAGTGCGGAAGAGTTCGCTCTATATAAACGAGGGCCATCGTTTGATGAACCTATTCATAGGAGGTGGTGTTATTTGAAAATAGCTCAGATTGCTCCCGTTTGGGAACGTGTTCCCCCCATCAAGTATGGAGGAACAGAACTCATCGTTTATTTGCTTACCGAGGAACTCGTACGTAGAGGATACGATGTCACGCTATTCGCCACGGGGGATTCCATCACCTCTGCCAGGCTTGAGTCGGTTTATCCTAAGGCACCTTCTAGAGAGTTACTCGGACATCCCGTTCCCGATCTCCTCCATGTGACCGTGGCGTATAAAAGAGCATCTGAATTTGATATAATCCACAATCACGCTGGCTATTCTGGTGTTGCTTTGGCTAATTTCGTCAGTCCTCCCGTACTCACCACCCTCCATGGGATATTCACGGAGATTAATATCCCCTTTTATCGAACCTTTAAGGATGCGGTATATTACAATTCCATCAGTGAGGCTCAGAGAAAAGTTTTGCCCGAACTGAACTACATCGGAACGGTCTATAATGCCATCGATGTTCCCTCATTTCCCTTTAGCGAGAGGAAGAAGGATTATTATATCTATATAAGTAGGATGTCGCCACTCAAAGCTCCGCATTTAGCCGTGGAAGTGGCTCGAAAGGCGGGTATAAAGCTGATAATGGCGGGCAAAATTGATCCCGGAAAGGATATGGTTTACTTCGAGGAAAAGGTGAAACCCTACATTGACGGAGATCAAATTAAATTCCTGGGGGAGATAACAGAGGATGAAAAGAAGGAACTCTTGAAGTACGCTAAGGGATTTGTATTTTCCTTGCAGTGGCCTGAACCCTTTGGTTTGGTGATGGCGGAAGCAATGGCTTGCGGCACACCGGTGATCGCCTTCCCCTTTGGATCGGTACCGGAAGTTGTGATGGACAAGGAAACCGGATTTATCGTAAACACGCTGGATGAGATGGGGGAAGCCGTGGCCAAGGTGGATCAAATCGACCCCTTAAAATGCCGGCGGTATGTGGAGGAGAGATTTTCCGTCTCCCGGATGGTTGATGATTATGAATCAATTTATCGCAAGATGCTGAGCAAAAAATGATGGACGAAGGGCGAAGGATTGACTGAGGAAAAAAATTGGGTAAAATAATAAGCGAGTTTATTCTCTCCTTTTCGACCACCGATGGAAGGTCAATTAATTCCATAGCTCCGAATCGATCCAAATGTTTAAGGATTCAAGTACCCGCACCTTTAATTTTCGATTTCCTGGGGGTCGTAGATGGCTAAAAAATCAAATCGGAATCTGGTTATCCTTGCGCATATCTCCGATCTTCACGCCGGATCACAGTATTTCATCTCAAATCTCATGAATCGAACGATGGAAGAGCTCAACCAGTTAAGCCCGTCAGCGGTCATTGCCACAGGTGATTTAACGGATGAGGGACTTCGGCAGGAATACAAGACAATAAGAGCCTTTTTGGATCTACTTAAGTGCAATAATCTGGTCACCGTTCCCGGTAATCATGATTCAAGGAATGTGGGATATCTGCATTTTGAGGAGCTTTTTGGATCTCGAAATAGCGTGTTGCAGGTCGATGGAGTGACCATCGTTGGTGTCGATTCCAGCGAGCCGGATCTGGATAGTGGTCGCGTTGGTCGTGAGAAATATCGGTGGATAATAGATACATTCGAAAATTCAGGAGAGTTTAAGGTCTTCGCATTACATCACCATCTACTGCCAGTGCCTGGAACTGGGAGGGAAAGGAATATAATCTACGATGCCGGCGATCTGCTGGAGGTACTCCTTCGCGCAAATGTGGATTTGGTTCTCTGTGGACACAAGCACGTCCCCCACGTTTGGCGCCTCGAAAATTTGGTAGTGGTAAATGCCGGAACGGCTTGTTCTTTGAGATTAAGAGGTCACAATAAACCCTGTTATAACGTGGTAGAAATTGGTCCCGAGAATGTACGTATATATCGGAAGTACCCCTTTGGAGGCCAGGAGCTCACCGTGGAATTTTCCATCATGGAAAAGATGTATTGCAAATGGAAAAGGGTGAATTCTGAATAAGCGTTCGAGGTGAATCGCGATAAGCAGAGTCATTGCTCTCATTGACGGAGAGCATTACTTGCCCGTTATCCAGGCAGGTTTAGAAAGTATAAGGAATCAAGGTCACGAGCTTCTAGCTGCGGTGTTCGTTGGGGGAACGGAAAAGGTAATCAACGGAAGTGAT
The window above is part of the Actinomycetota bacterium genome. Proteins encoded here:
- a CDS encoding cofactor-independent phosphoglycerate mutase; protein product: MKYVVLVPDGAGDYPLKELNGKTPLQAAKTPNMDFLARNGVTGIVRTIPHGMDPGSDVANLSLLGYDPVKYYTGRGPLEAASRGIPLREDEMAFRCNLVTADAVLEDYSAGHISTEEAKILIESIDNELAGVGIHFYSGVSYRHLVVIKGDFSSARCVPPHDIVGQSIEENMPHGPGADILRELMMASREILEDHPINEKRKRLGKNPANMIWLWGQGKAPSMPTFVHKFGIRGCVISAVDLIKGIANYAGLKAIEVPGATGYFDTDYLAKAEYALEALKEDDFVFVHVEAPDEAGHARNIEIKIKTIEDFDAKLVGTILKDLKNYGDHKILLATDHLTPIAVGTHVADPVPFAIYSATDQRDEMDQFYEFPVRKSSLYINEGHRLMNLFIGGGVI
- a CDS encoding metallophosphoesterase, giving the protein MAKKSNRNLVILAHISDLHAGSQYFISNLMNRTMEELNQLSPSAVIATGDLTDEGLRQEYKTIRAFLDLLKCNNLVTVPGNHDSRNVGYLHFEELFGSRNSVLQVDGVTIVGVDSSEPDLDSGRVGREKYRWIIDTFENSGEFKVFALHHHLLPVPGTGRERNIIYDAGDLLEVLLRANVDLVLCGHKHVPHVWRLENLVVVNAGTACSLRLRGHNKPCYNVVEIGPENVRIYRKYPFGGQELTVEFSIMEKMYCKWKRVNSE
- a CDS encoding glycosyltransferase family 4 protein → MKIAQIAPVWERVPPIKYGGTELIVYLLTEELVRRGYDVTLFATGDSITSARLESVYPKAPSRELLGHPVPDLLHVTVAYKRASEFDIIHNHAGYSGVALANFVSPPVLTTLHGIFTEINIPFYRTFKDAVYYNSISEAQRKVLPELNYIGTVYNAIDVPSFPFSERKKDYYIYISRMSPLKAPHLAVEVARKAGIKLIMAGKIDPGKDMVYFEEKVKPYIDGDQIKFLGEITEDEKKELLKYAKGFVFSLQWPEPFGLVMAEAMACGTPVIAFPFGSVPEVVMDKETGFIVNTLDEMGEAVAKVDQIDPLKCRRYVEERFSVSRMVDDYESIYRKMLSKK